A single Phalacrocorax aristotelis chromosome 18, bGulAri2.1, whole genome shotgun sequence DNA region contains:
- the MED31 gene encoding mediator of RNA polymerase II transcription subunit 31: protein METDDTGNRLRFQLELEFVQCLANPNYLNFLAQRGYFKDKAFVNYLKYLLYWKEPEYAKYLKYPQCLHMLELLQYEHFRKELVNAQCAKFIDEQQILHWQHYSRKRMRLQQALAEQQQQNNTSVK from the exons ATGGAGACAG ATGATACAGGGAACCGACTTCGGTTCCAGCTGGAGTTAGAGTTTGTTCAATGTCTGGCAAATCCGAATTACCTCAACT ttcTTGCACAAAGAGGCTACTTCAAAGATAAAGCTTTTGTAAATTATCTTAAATACTTACTTTATTGGAAAGAACCTGAATATGCGAAGTATCTGAA gTATCCTCAGTGTTTGCATATGTTAGAGCTGCTCCAATATGAACATTTCCGCAAAGAACTGGTAAATGCTCAGTGTGCTAAATTTATTGATGAGCAACAGATTCTTCACTGGCAGCACTATTCACGGAAAAGAATGCGCCTCCAGCAAGCacttgcagagcagcagcagcaaaacaacacctctgtaaaatga